Proteins found in one Limnothrix sp. FACHB-406 genomic segment:
- a CDS encoding FGGY-family carbohydrate kinase, which produces MGQDWGLDERWANQLSMGIDFGTSGARAMVVDRQGAVVAQAQVSASGTGSGSAADWLSQLTALLADLPRSVRQQTGAIAINGTSGTVLLCDRQGHPLTDPLAYDDDRGQSVLPQIAAIAPADHVTHSATSSLAKLLWWRATEYGGQWPTVDPPQLLHQADWLGAQLHGQFGITDYHNALKLGGDPIRQTYPQWLRRLDIGPSLPKIAQPGQAIGTILPLWADRWDFPIDCQICTGTTDSIAAFLASGVQEPGQAVTSLGSTLAIKLLSEQPVADRAHGVYSHFLGRSLMARLAMASLAPGSGNTTASPPSVDRWLVGGASNAGGRVLRHFFSDQELQRLTAQIDPQQPSPLDYYPLLEPGDRFPICDPHLPPRLTPRPADPAAFLQGILEGLARIEAQGYQLLQQLGASPLQSVQTAGGGAKNDVWTAIRSRHLGCPVRSAKQTEAAYGTAWLAWAGLLGPT; this is translated from the coding sequence ATGGGTCAGGATTGGGGCCTTGATGAACGATGGGCTAATCAGTTGTCCATGGGCATTGACTTTGGAACCTCCGGGGCCCGAGCCATGGTGGTCGATCGACAGGGAGCCGTGGTGGCCCAGGCGCAGGTGAGCGCATCGGGGACGGGATCGGGGAGTGCAGCGGATTGGCTGTCGCAATTGACGGCGCTGCTGGCGGATTTGCCCCGATCGGTGCGGCAACAAACGGGAGCGATCGCCATCAATGGCACTTCGGGAACCGTGCTGCTGTGCGATCGCCAGGGCCATCCCCTGACCGATCCTCTCGCCTACGATGACGATCGGGGCCAATCCGTTTTGCCCCAAATTGCCGCGATCGCCCCGGCAGATCACGTCACCCACAGCGCCACCTCCAGCCTAGCCAAGCTGCTATGGTGGCGGGCCACAGAATATGGCGGTCAGTGGCCCACGGTGGATCCGCCCCAATTGCTCCATCAAGCGGATTGGCTCGGGGCCCAACTGCACGGTCAATTTGGCATCACGGACTATCACAACGCGCTGAAGTTGGGGGGCGACCCGATCCGCCAAACCTATCCCCAATGGCTGCGCCGTTTGGATATTGGGCCATCGCTGCCCAAGATTGCACAACCGGGCCAGGCGATCGGAACCATTTTGCCCCTGTGGGCTGATCGCTGGGATTTCCCGATCGATTGCCAAATTTGCACCGGCACCACCGATAGCATTGCCGCATTTTTGGCCAGTGGAGTCCAGGAACCCGGCCAGGCGGTCACGTCCTTGGGGTCTACCCTAGCGATTAAATTACTGAGCGAGCAGCCCGTTGCCGATCGCGCCCATGGGGTCTATAGCCACTTTCTGGGGCGATCGTTAATGGCCCGCTTGGCCATGGCCTCCTTGGCCCCTGGGAGTGGCAACACGACCGCTAGCCCCCCCTCGGTCGATCGCTGGTTGGTGGGCGGGGCTTCCAATGCCGGCGGCCGGGTGTTGCGGCACTTTTTTTCTGACCAAGAGTTACAACGGCTCACTGCCCAAATTGATCCCCAGCAGCCCAGCCCCCTCGACTATTACCCCCTGCTGGAACCGGGCGATCGCTTCCCCATTTGTGATCCCCATTTGCCACCGCGCCTCACGCCCCGACCGGCGGATCCCGCCGCCTTTTTGCAAGGCATTTTGGAAGGCCTAGCCCGGATTGAGGCCCAAGGCTATCAGTTACTTCAGCAATTGGGAGCCAGCCCGCTGCAATCGGTGCAGACGGCCGGCGGTGGGGCAAAAAATGATGTATGGACGGCCATTCGATCGCGCCATTTGGGTTGCCCCGTGCGATCGGCAAAGCAGACGGAGGCGGCCTATGGCACGGCCTGGCTGGCTTGGGCCGGTTTGCTTGGGCCGACTTGA
- the serA gene encoding phosphoglycerate dehydrogenase produces the protein MPKVLVSDPIDKAGLDILSQVAQVDVRTGLPEDELVQIIGEYDALMIRSGTRVTARVIEAGQSLKIVGRAGVGVDNVDVPAATRQGVVVVNSPEGNTIAAAEHALAMMLSMSRYIPAANESTKAGNWDRKNFTGVEVYKKTLGVLGLGKIGSHVASCAKAMGMKLLAYDPFISKERAEQLGCRLVDLDLLFRESDFITLHMPKTPETANLINAEALAKMKPTVRIVNCARGGIIDEQALYEALKENRIGGAALDVFLDEPLGDSPLKGLGKEVVLTPHLGASTEEAQVNVAIDVAEQIRDVLLGLPARSAVNIPGLYPDVMEQLRPYLKLAETLGTLVSQLAGGRVESLTVRLQGELAEKDSKPITIAALKGLLSQALRERVNYVNASIEAKERGIRVIETRDSSVRDYTGSLHLSAVGSLGEHSATATLLSDGEIHITGIDDFPINVTPTRYMLLTKHRDMPGIIGKIGSLLGSFNVNIASMQVGRKIVRGDAVMVLSIDDLLPDGLLEEIVKVPGIRDAFTVVL, from the coding sequence ATGCCGAAGGTACTTGTCTCCGACCCGATCGACAAAGCCGGCCTCGACATTCTGTCGCAAGTGGCCCAAGTCGATGTCCGCACCGGCCTGCCCGAAGATGAGCTGGTGCAAATCATCGGTGAATATGACGCGCTCATGATTCGATCGGGTACCCGCGTCACTGCCCGTGTGATCGAAGCCGGCCAAAGCCTGAAAATTGTTGGCCGCGCTGGGGTCGGAGTCGATAACGTGGATGTGCCCGCCGCCACCCGCCAAGGGGTTGTGGTTGTGAACTCGCCGGAAGGCAACACGATCGCCGCCGCCGAGCACGCCCTGGCCATGATGCTGTCCATGTCGCGCTACATTCCCGCCGCCAACGAATCCACCAAGGCCGGCAACTGGGATCGCAAGAACTTCACGGGCGTGGAAGTTTACAAAAAGACGCTCGGGGTTTTGGGCTTGGGCAAAATTGGTTCCCATGTGGCCTCCTGTGCCAAGGCCATGGGCATGAAGTTGCTGGCCTATGACCCCTTTATTTCCAAGGAACGCGCCGAGCAGTTGGGTTGTCGCTTGGTGGATTTGGACTTGCTGTTCCGTGAGTCGGATTTCATCACCCTGCACATGCCGAAAACACCGGAAACGGCCAACCTGATTAATGCTGAAGCGCTGGCGAAGATGAAGCCCACGGTGCGGATCGTTAACTGCGCCCGGGGCGGCATCATCGACGAGCAAGCGCTCTACGAAGCCCTGAAGGAAAATCGGATTGGCGGCGCGGCCCTTGATGTGTTTTTGGATGAGCCGTTGGGAGATTCGCCCCTCAAGGGCTTGGGCAAGGAAGTGGTGCTGACTCCGCACTTGGGTGCTTCCACCGAAGAGGCCCAGGTGAACGTGGCGATCGACGTAGCGGAGCAAATCCGCGATGTACTGTTGGGGCTGCCAGCGCGATCGGCCGTGAACATTCCGGGTCTTTATCCCGATGTGATGGAGCAACTGCGGCCCTACCTGAAGTTGGCGGAAACCCTGGGCACTTTGGTGAGCCAACTGGCTGGCGGTCGGGTGGAATCCCTGACGGTGCGCCTGCAAGGGGAATTGGCAGAAAAAGACAGCAAACCCATCACGATCGCAGCCCTGAAAGGTTTGTTGTCCCAGGCTTTGCGGGAACGGGTGAACTACGTCAACGCCAGCATTGAAGCCAAGGAGCGGGGCATCCGGGTAATTGAAACCCGCGATTCTTCCGTTCGGGACTACACCGGCTCGCTGCACCTGTCGGCGGTGGGTTCGTTGGGCGAGCACTCGGCCACGGCCACCCTGCTGAGTGACGGGGAAATTCACATCACCGGAATTGATGATTTCCCGATTAACGTCACCCCCACCCGCTACATGCTGCTGACCAAGCACCGGGATATGCCGGGGATCATTGGGAAAATTGGTTCGCTGCTGGGGAGCTTCAATGTGAACATCGCCAGTATGCAGGTGGGCCGCAAGATTGTGCGCGGCGATGCGGTGATGGTGCTGAGCATTGATGATCTGCTGCCCGATGGCCTGCTCGAAGAGATTGTGAAGGTTCCGGGTATCCGCGATGCCTTCACGGTGGTGCTTTAG
- a CDS encoding aldehyde dehydrogenase family protein, which translates to MPDFAPMPQPIAPSATSPQELVKTQHDFFKLGYTRDVDYRLRRLQDLRRAIEEQQDQLLRALQVDLGKPPFEAVLAELEFCLLEIDHALKHLRSWTKPRSVGLPVTLWPGRAKVQREPLGVVLIMGAWNYPVQLTLGPLVGAIAAGNCAVIKPSEVAPQSSRAIADLIRRAFDPMYVAVAEGGIQVSQALLEEPFDHIFYTGGPTVAKVVMAYAAQRLTPVTLELGGKNPCILDRSADFPISARRIVWGKFFNAGQSCLAPDYVLVPRDREAEFLALAQAAITDFFGPTPSLSPDFARIANDYHLERLLRLIPGSGQVVIGGDADPRQRYLAPTLLAAVQWSDPVMQEEIFGPILPVLAYDHLDGAIAQINARPHPLACYVFANDRTISRAIGRETTSGSLCVNDLLVQATVPDLPFGGVGASGMGRYHGRAGFELFSYQRSHLWRSAKPEFPMRYPPYDDNKLSWLSRLRS; encoded by the coding sequence TTGCCCGATTTTGCCCCTATGCCCCAGCCGATCGCGCCTTCTGCCACCTCGCCCCAGGAACTGGTGAAAACCCAGCACGACTTTTTTAAGTTGGGCTACACCCGCGATGTGGATTATCGGCTGCGGCGGCTTCAGGATCTGCGCCGGGCCATTGAAGAACAACAGGATCAGCTCCTGCGGGCCTTGCAGGTGGATTTGGGCAAACCTCCCTTTGAAGCGGTGCTGGCGGAGTTGGAATTTTGCCTGCTGGAAATTGACCACGCCCTCAAACATTTGCGGAGTTGGACTAAGCCCCGATCGGTCGGGTTGCCCGTCACCCTCTGGCCCGGTCGAGCCAAGGTGCAGCGGGAGCCATTGGGTGTGGTGTTGATTATGGGGGCCTGGAATTATCCGGTGCAGTTGACCTTGGGGCCGCTGGTGGGGGCGATCGCGGCGGGCAACTGCGCGGTGATTAAGCCCTCAGAGGTTGCCCCCCAAAGCTCCCGGGCGATCGCGGATTTAATTCGTCGGGCCTTTGACCCGATGTATGTGGCGGTGGCGGAAGGGGGAATTCAGGTCAGCCAAGCTCTGTTGGAAGAACCCTTCGACCATATTTTCTATACGGGTGGCCCCACGGTAGCCAAGGTGGTGATGGCCTACGCAGCCCAGCGACTCACACCGGTCACCCTGGAGCTGGGGGGCAAAAATCCTTGCATTCTCGATCGCTCGGCCGACTTCCCGATCTCGGCCCGGCGAATTGTGTGGGGCAAGTTTTTCAACGCAGGACAAAGCTGCTTGGCTCCTGACTATGTGTTAGTGCCGCGCGATCGGGAAGCGGAGTTTCTGGCGTTGGCCCAAGCGGCCATTACCGACTTCTTTGGCCCCACCCCCAGCCTCAGCCCGGATTTTGCCCGGATTGCCAATGACTATCACCTAGAACGGTTGTTGCGGCTGATTCCCGGCTCGGGCCAGGTGGTGATCGGTGGGGATGCGGATCCGAGGCAACGCTACTTGGCCCCGACCCTGTTGGCGGCAGTGCAGTGGAGCGATCCCGTGATGCAAGAGGAGATTTTTGGGCCCATTTTGCCGGTGTTGGCCTATGACCACCTGGACGGGGCGATCGCCCAAATCAACGCCCGGCCCCATCCCTTGGCTTGCTATGTGTTTGCCAACGATCGCACCATTAGCCGGGCGATCGGCCGGGAAACCACCTCGGGATCCCTTTGTGTGAATGATCTGTTGGTGCAAGCCACCGTGCCCGATTTGCCCTTCGGCGGCGTGGGAGCCAGCGGCATGGGCCGCTATCACGGCCGGGCTGGGTTTGAGCTATTTTCCTATCAGCGCAGCCACCTGTGGCGATCGGCCAAGCCGGAATTTCCAATGCGCTATCCGCCCTACGACGACAACAAATTATCCTGGCTATCGCGATTGCGGTCTTAA
- a CDS encoding cytochrome P450 translates to MLFPNPVPSPAGWQLFRWLFDPLTFLDQCTDRWGSTFSLGLVTGLRMTLVADPEAIADVFSLDPNQIESGSMNYLLEPLVGLNSLLLLDGNPHRRHRKLLLPPFHGERMTTYGRLICDLTRQQAADWGSQQVIAGRKVTQVITLKTILKAVFGLVDGDRYGQIQVLAAKILDLLGSPFTSSLLFLPSLQRDWGPWSPWGYFLKLRNQLDVLLYGEIADRRAEQVQAQQDAAQPNPATNRGPSDRTDILSLLLAARDEAGQPMSDEEIRDELMTLLLAGHETTATSLAWALWWVTQFPAMGDRIRAEIAELGPDPEPMAIAKLPYLNAFCQETLRLYPVALIGSPRRLLKPTMIGRYDYPAGAIVSPNIYSAHRRPDLYPNPTQFQPERFLERSFSNSEFLTFGGGNRSCIGMAFAQFEMKLVLATLLMDWSVAYAGVLPPRPARRGVTVGPDGPLRLRMTRRDRVAPAPVPKPQTVA, encoded by the coding sequence ATGCTTTTTCCCAATCCTGTGCCGAGTCCCGCCGGGTGGCAACTGTTTCGCTGGCTATTTGATCCGCTAACTTTTCTGGATCAATGCACCGATCGATGGGGGTCAACGTTTTCCCTGGGACTGGTCACCGGGTTGCGCATGACCCTTGTGGCGGATCCAGAGGCGATCGCGGATGTGTTTTCCCTGGATCCCAACCAGATCGAAAGCGGTTCCATGAATTATCTGCTGGAGCCGCTGGTGGGTCTCAATTCCCTGCTGTTGTTGGATGGTAATCCCCACCGTCGCCATCGCAAGTTGCTGTTGCCGCCGTTCCATGGCGAACGCATGACAACCTATGGGCGGTTGATTTGTGACTTAACCCGCCAACAGGCGGCGGATTGGGGATCGCAGCAGGTCATTGCTGGGCGCAAGGTCACCCAAGTCATTACGCTGAAAACCATCCTGAAAGCGGTGTTTGGGCTGGTGGATGGCGATCGCTATGGCCAAATCCAAGTTTTGGCAGCCAAAATTCTAGACCTGCTGGGATCGCCCTTCACCTCTAGCCTGTTGTTTTTGCCGTCCTTGCAGCGGGATTGGGGTCCCTGGAGTCCTTGGGGTTATTTTCTGAAGTTGCGGAATCAGCTTGATGTCTTGCTCTATGGGGAAATTGCCGATCGCCGCGCTGAGCAAGTCCAAGCTCAACAGGACGCTGCTCAACCGAACCCAGCCACCAATCGGGGGCCGAGCGATCGCACCGATATTTTGAGCTTGTTGTTGGCGGCTCGCGATGAAGCGGGCCAGCCCATGAGCGACGAGGAAATTCGCGACGAATTAATGACCCTGCTGCTGGCCGGCCATGAAACCACCGCCACGTCCTTGGCTTGGGCCCTGTGGTGGGTGACGCAGTTTCCGGCCATGGGCGATCGAATCCGGGCGGAAATTGCCGAACTGGGGCCGGATCCGGAACCGATGGCGATCGCCAAACTGCCCTACCTGAACGCTTTTTGCCAGGAAACCTTGCGCCTGTATCCCGTGGCCCTGATTGGCAGTCCGCGCCGCTTGCTGAAGCCCACAATGATCGGGCGCTATGACTATCCCGCCGGGGCCATTGTCTCGCCCAACATTTACAGCGCTCACCGTCGGCCGGATTTGTATCCCAACCCAACCCAGTTCCAACCCGAACGATTTTTGGAGCGATCGTTCAGCAATTCGGAATTTTTGACCTTTGGCGGCGGCAACCGAAGCTGCATTGGCATGGCCTTTGCCCAGTTTGAAATGAAGCTGGTGTTGGCAACGCTGCTGATGGACTGGTCGGTGGCCTATGCCGGGGTGTTGCCTCCCCGCCCGGCCCGCCGAGGGGTGACCGTGGGGCCTGATGGGCCGCTGCGATTGCGGATGACCCGGCGCGATCGGGTGGCTCCTGCCCCAGTGCCCAAGCCCCAAACGGTGGCCTAG
- a CDS encoding methyltransferase domain-containing protein gives MTLPLSLPIALGLFVGLPLLGLALYLWSPRKYQSANSVANAYDEWTTDGILEFYWGEHIHLGHYGSPPRRKDFLAAKADFVHEMVRWGQLDRLPAGTTLLDVGCGIGGSSRILAKDYGFQVTGITISPQQVARAQSLTPPDVTAQFAVDDAMALSFPDASFDVVWSIEAGPHMPDKAVFAKELLRVLKPGGILVVADWNQRDDRQVPLNGWERPVMKQLLEQWAHPAFASIEGFAEDLAATGLTDGDVMTADWTPETLPSWLDSIWQGVARPAGLIKFGIPGLVKSLREVPTLLLMRLAFGAGLCRFGMFRAVRAAAPVSAQPATTATAR, from the coding sequence ATGACCCTGCCCCTATCCCTCCCGATCGCCCTTGGCCTGTTCGTTGGTTTGCCCCTTTTGGGTCTGGCGTTGTATCTGTGGTCTCCTCGGAAGTACCAGTCCGCCAACTCCGTCGCCAACGCCTATGACGAGTGGACCACAGACGGCATTTTGGAATTCTATTGGGGTGAGCATATCCACTTGGGTCACTATGGCTCTCCCCCGCGCCGCAAGGACTTTTTGGCGGCCAAAGCGGATTTTGTCCATGAAATGGTGCGTTGGGGCCAGCTCGATCGCCTGCCAGCCGGCACAACCCTGCTGGATGTGGGCTGTGGCATTGGCGGCAGCAGTCGCATTCTGGCCAAGGACTATGGTTTCCAGGTCACAGGCATTACGATCAGTCCCCAGCAGGTGGCCCGGGCCCAATCCCTGACCCCGCCGGATGTGACCGCACAATTCGCGGTGGATGATGCCATGGCCCTGTCGTTCCCCGATGCCAGCTTTGATGTGGTTTGGTCGATCGAAGCGGGGCCCCACATGCCCGACAAGGCCGTTTTCGCCAAGGAACTGCTGCGAGTGCTCAAACCCGGCGGAATTCTGGTGGTGGCTGACTGGAACCAGCGGGACGATCGGCAAGTGCCCCTCAACGGCTGGGAGCGCCCCGTCATGAAACAACTGCTGGAGCAATGGGCCCACCCGGCCTTCGCCAGCATTGAAGGCTTTGCCGAAGACCTGGCCGCCACGGGTCTCACGGATGGCGATGTGATGACGGCTGATTGGACTCCTGAAACCTTGCCCTCTTGGCTTGACTCCATCTGGCAAGGGGTAGCCAGACCCGCCGGCCTGATCAAGTTTGGCATTCCGGGCCTGGTGAAGTCTTTGCGGGAAGTGCCCACCTTGCTGCTGATGCGTTTGGCCTTTGGGGCCGGGCTTTGTCGGTTTGGCATGTTCCGAGCAGTGCGGGCGGCGGCTCCGGTTTCGGCTCAACCGGCCACGACTGCCACCGCTCGTTAA
- the psb28 gene encoding photosystem II reaction center protein Psb28 produces MGISLAGALEVSMSDATSGAINRAIAPSMEFFDGVVEDPSNVSLRRDPATGAKIVMMVFEQLNCIERFRAVTNRFSGSLRLRDEEGDILVEPSSVRFIFGGPEGDDFERFECQFRIEIPEQWDRFMRFMNRYADANGMGYAPR; encoded by the coding sequence GTGGGGATCAGTCTCGCAGGGGCCTTGGAGGTATCTATGAGCGATGCGACCAGCGGCGCGATCAACCGTGCGATCGCCCCATCTATGGAGTTTTTTGATGGGGTGGTTGAAGATCCCAGCAACGTGAGCCTGCGACGGGATCCGGCCACGGGCGCAAAGATCGTAATGATGGTTTTTGAGCAACTGAACTGCATTGAGCGCTTTCGGGCCGTGACCAATCGGTTTTCCGGGAGTCTGCGCCTGCGAGACGAGGAAGGCGACATTTTGGTAGAACCTTCCAGCGTGCGGTTTATCTTCGGCGGGCCCGAAGGCGATGATTTTGAGCGGTTTGAATGCCAATTTCGGATTGAAATCCCGGAACAGTGGGATCGGTTCATGCGGTTCATGAATCGCTATGCCGATGCCAATGGAATGGGCTATGCCCCGCGCTAG
- a CDS encoding class I SAM-dependent methyltransferase, translated as MSPRTLDLSDRLYDYLLAVSLREAPILQELRQVTARHPAAQMQIAPEQGQFMALLVQLIGAERAIEVGTFTGYSTLSVALAMPDRGRIVACDVSANDTAIAQEFWQRAGVAHKIDLRIAPALETLDQLLADGQADCFDFAFIDADKKNYPNYLDRCLALVRPGGLIAIDNVLWAGRVADPTNQENNTEAIREFNARLHQDPRVDLSLVPIGDGMTLARRRPSPNLAS; from the coding sequence ATGTCTCCTCGCACGCTGGATCTGAGCGATCGCCTCTATGACTATTTGTTGGCCGTGTCCCTGCGGGAAGCGCCAATTTTGCAGGAACTGCGGCAGGTAACCGCTCGCCACCCCGCCGCCCAAATGCAAATTGCGCCGGAACAGGGCCAGTTCATGGCCCTGTTGGTGCAACTGATTGGGGCTGAGCGGGCGATCGAAGTGGGAACCTTCACGGGCTACAGCACCCTTTCGGTCGCCTTGGCCATGCCCGATCGGGGGCGGATTGTGGCCTGCGATGTGAGCGCCAACGACACCGCGATCGCCCAGGAATTTTGGCAGCGGGCCGGCGTTGCCCACAAAATCGATCTGCGAATTGCGCCGGCCCTCGAGACGCTCGATCAATTGCTGGCGGACGGTCAGGCAGATTGCTTCGATTTCGCCTTCATTGACGCGGACAAGAAAAATTACCCAAACTATCTCGATCGCTGCCTGGCCCTGGTTCGACCCGGTGGTCTGATCGCCATTGACAATGTGCTGTGGGCCGGGCGCGTGGCCGATCCCACCAACCAGGAAAACAACACGGAAGCGATTCGCGAATTCAACGCTCGGTTGCACCAAGACCCTCGGGTGGATCTAAGCCTCGTCCCGATCGGGGATGGGATGACCCTCGCTCGCCGCCGTCCCTCCCCAAATCTGGCAAGCTAG
- a CDS encoding ATP-binding cassette domain-containing protein, which produces MLRLERIQKIYPTGQVLRDVSWEVKPGDRVGLVGVNGAGKSTQLKIIMGEIEPTAGQIIRPADLRIGYLNQEFDVDPCRTVREELFSAFTEACEVQDQMHQVQNEMGAADPDRLEALLRDLDHLQRRFEALDGYGLEARVDRLLPELGFEPDDGDRLVSSFSGGWQMRICLGKVMLQEPDLLLLDEPTNHLDLESIEWLEGYLKQLGKPLVLISHDREFLDRLCTTIVETERGVSTTYLGNYSQYLAQKEENRSALQAAYDRQQKELDKQQAFVDRFRASATRSTQAKSREKQLEKVERLEAPVADVRTLRFRFPPAPRSGREVVKIEDLTHAWADKILFLGANLTVERGDRIAFLGPNGCGKSTLLRMIMGREAPTEGTAQIGQHNVIPGYFEQNQAEALDLHKTVIDTLRDEAPDWKEEEVRSLLGRFLFSGEAVLKKVESLSGGEKARLALAKMLVQPVNLLILDEPTNHLDIPAKETLESALTQFDGTALIVSHDRYFISQVANKIVEVREGELRVYQGNYRYYLDKIAEEQEQAKLAAIAQEKADKAAAKREKEREKQRAKQDAKKANTGL; this is translated from the coding sequence GTGCTGCGTTTGGAACGCATCCAAAAAATTTACCCAACGGGCCAAGTCCTGCGGGATGTGAGCTGGGAGGTCAAGCCCGGCGATCGGGTTGGGTTGGTTGGTGTGAATGGGGCAGGTAAATCCACCCAACTCAAAATCATCATGGGTGAGATTGAGCCAACGGCCGGGCAAATTATTCGCCCGGCTGATTTGCGCATTGGTTATCTCAACCAAGAGTTTGATGTGGATCCTTGCCGCACGGTGCGCGAAGAACTGTTCTCGGCTTTCACGGAAGCTTGCGAGGTGCAGGATCAAATGCACCAGGTGCAAAACGAGATGGGCGCGGCGGATCCCGATCGCCTAGAAGCCTTGCTGCGCGATCTCGACCACCTACAACGCCGGTTTGAAGCCCTGGATGGCTATGGTCTAGAAGCCCGGGTCGATCGACTGTTGCCGGAGTTGGGGTTTGAGCCGGACGATGGCGATCGGCTGGTCAGCTCCTTCAGTGGCGGCTGGCAAATGCGGATCTGCTTGGGCAAGGTGATGCTGCAAGAGCCGGATCTGTTGCTGTTGGACGAACCGACCAACCACTTGGATCTCGAGTCGATCGAGTGGCTAGAAGGCTACCTGAAGCAACTGGGCAAGCCGCTGGTGCTGATTTCCCATGACCGAGAATTTCTCGATCGACTCTGCACCACGATTGTGGAAACCGAGCGCGGTGTGTCCACCACCTACTTGGGTAACTATTCCCAATACCTGGCCCAAAAAGAAGAAAATCGCAGCGCCCTCCAGGCGGCCTACGATCGCCAGCAAAAGGAACTAGACAAGCAACAGGCCTTTGTCGATCGGTTCCGGGCCAGCGCCACCCGCAGCACCCAAGCCAAGAGCCGCGAAAAACAACTGGAAAAAGTGGAGCGCCTCGAAGCTCCCGTGGCCGATGTGCGCACCCTGCGGTTTCGGTTTCCGCCCGCCCCGCGCAGCGGTCGCGAGGTGGTCAAAATTGAAGACCTGACCCACGCTTGGGCCGATAAGATCCTGTTCCTGGGTGCGAACTTGACCGTGGAACGGGGCGATCGAATCGCCTTCCTTGGGCCCAATGGTTGCGGTAAATCCACCCTGTTGCGCATGATCATGGGTCGGGAAGCCCCCACCGAGGGAACCGCCCAAATTGGTCAACACAACGTGATCCCCGGGTATTTTGAGCAAAACCAAGCCGAAGCCCTGGATTTACACAAAACCGTCATTGACACCCTGCGGGACGAAGCCCCAGACTGGAAAGAGGAAGAGGTGCGCAGCCTCTTGGGCCGTTTCCTGTTCAGTGGCGAAGCGGTTCTCAAGAAAGTTGAATCCTTGAGTGGGGGCGAAAAGGCGCGTTTAGCCCTCGCCAAAATGCTCGTTCAGCCCGTTAATCTGCTGATTTTGGACGAGCCAACCAACCACTTGGACATTCCTGCAAAAGAAACCCTCGAATCAGCCCTGACGCAATTCGATGGCACTGCCTTGATCGTGTCGCACGATCGATACTTTATTTCGCAAGTTGCCAACAAAATTGTGGAAGTTCGTGAAGGCGAACTGCGCGTTTATCAGGGCAACTATCGCTACTATCTCGACAAGATTGCCGAGGAACAAGAGCAAGCAAAGTTGGCAGCCATTGCCCAAGAGAAGGCGGACAAAGCGGCCGCCAAGCGCGAGAAAGAGCGCGAAAAGCAACGGGCCAAGCAGGACGCGAAAAAAGCAAACACCGGTTTGTAA
- a CDS encoding TIGR01777 family oxidoreductase, whose protein sequence is MKVAITGATGFVGRALVQRLNQQGDSLVLFSRDRARAERCFPRSAFPNLSIVGYEPTAAGDWQQAIAGCDGVVNLAGAPIAEGRWTTARKQEILDSRQLGTRRIVEAIAAANPKPAVLVNSSAIGFYGPSETATFTEASSAGQGFLAQVCQAWEAEAQAVTAQQTRLVILRTGIVLGDGGALGKMLPVFRAFAGGPLGTGQQWFSWIHLIDVVNLIERSLKDPSFSGVYNATAPKPVRMGELCQVLGSLLNRPSWLPVPAFALDLLLGEAAQVVLEGQCVLPDRAQQAGFQFDYGDLSAALRAIV, encoded by the coding sequence ATGAAAGTTGCAATCACTGGAGCAACCGGTTTCGTTGGCCGTGCCTTGGTGCAGCGGTTGAATCAGCAAGGGGATTCCCTGGTGCTTTTCAGTCGCGATCGGGCAAGGGCGGAGCGCTGTTTTCCCCGATCGGCCTTTCCCAACCTGTCAATTGTGGGCTATGAACCCACGGCCGCTGGCGATTGGCAACAGGCGATCGCGGGGTGCGATGGGGTGGTGAACCTGGCCGGTGCGCCGATCGCGGAAGGCCGCTGGACCACGGCCCGCAAGCAGGAAATTTTAGACAGTCGCCAACTGGGAACCCGGCGAATTGTGGAGGCGATCGCGGCGGCCAATCCCAAACCCGCCGTTTTGGTGAATTCCTCCGCGATCGGGTTCTATGGCCCCAGCGAAACGGCCACCTTCACCGAGGCCAGCTCGGCTGGCCAGGGCTTTTTGGCCCAGGTTTGCCAAGCTTGGGAAGCGGAAGCCCAGGCCGTCACGGCCCAGCAAACCCGGTTGGTGATTTTGCGCACGGGCATTGTGCTGGGAGATGGGGGTGCGCTGGGTAAAATGCTGCCGGTGTTTCGGGCCTTTGCGGGCGGCCCCTTGGGCACGGGTCAACAGTGGTTTTCCTGGATTCACTTGATAGATGTGGTGAATCTGATTGAGCGATCGCTCAAGGATCCCAGCTTCAGCGGGGTTTACAACGCCACCGCTCCCAAACCGGTGCGGATGGGGGAACTGTGCCAGGTGCTGGGCAGTTTGCTGAATCGCCCCTCTTGGTTACCGGTGCCCGCCTTTGCACTGGATCTATTGCTGGGGGAAGCGGCTCAGGTGGTGTTGGAAGGTCAATGTGTGCTGCCCGATCGGGCCCAACAGGCGGGCTTCCAATTTGACTATGGGGATTTGTCGGCGGCCTTACGGGCGATCGTCTAG